The following are encoded together in the Janthinobacterium sp. Marseille genome:
- the hflK gene encoding FtsH protease activity modulator HflK, producing the protein MLVSLLKKFGLKFSLNDPRWGRGSDDNNKNQDNKRPNDGPPDLDQLWRDFNQRLSNIFGNKKNGGGGNGGDSSGGGMGGFKPDMRGAGIGAAIIAGIVAFLWLVSGFFIVQEGQTGVVMTFGKYSHMTPAGFNWRWPTPIQSHEIVNVSQVRTVEVGYRGNVKNKQQQESLMLTEDENIIDIQFAVQYTLKNASDWVFNNREQEEMVKQVAETAIREVVGRSKMDFVLYEGREKIAFDSSQLMQQIVDRYKSGVQITNVTMQGVQPPEQVQASFDDAVKAGQDRERQKNEGQAYANDVIPRARGAASRLLQESEAYRSSVTANAQGEASRFKQVLVEYQKAPAVTRDRMYLETMQKIFSSTTKVMVDSKGNNSLIYLPLDKLISQAAAPAAGAAAADVGAIRPPATSSTVAQDAAALEESRSRESRSSRDREVR; encoded by the coding sequence ATGCTCGTTTCCCTACTTAAAAAATTTGGTTTGAAGTTTTCGCTCAATGACCCTCGTTGGGGTCGTGGTTCCGATGACAATAATAAAAATCAGGATAACAAGCGCCCGAATGACGGTCCGCCTGATCTCGATCAATTGTGGCGCGATTTTAATCAGCGCCTGAGCAATATCTTCGGCAACAAGAAGAATGGCGGCGGCGGTAACGGCGGCGATTCTTCCGGTGGCGGCATGGGCGGCTTCAAGCCGGACATGCGCGGTGCCGGTATCGGTGCTGCGATTATCGCCGGCATCGTCGCATTCCTGTGGCTGGTCAGTGGTTTCTTCATCGTGCAGGAAGGCCAGACCGGCGTGGTCATGACTTTCGGCAAATACAGCCATATGACGCCGGCCGGTTTCAACTGGCGCTGGCCGACCCCGATCCAGAGCCATGAAATCGTCAACGTATCGCAAGTACGTACGGTTGAAGTCGGCTATCGCGGCAACGTCAAGAACAAGCAGCAGCAGGAATCTTTGATGTTGACTGAAGATGAAAACATCATCGACATCCAGTTCGCCGTGCAATACACACTGAAGAACGCTTCTGACTGGGTATTCAACAACCGCGAACAGGAAGAAATGGTCAAGCAGGTTGCCGAAACCGCGATACGCGAAGTCGTCGGTCGCAGCAAGATGGATTTCGTCCTGTATGAAGGCCGTGAAAAAATCGCCTTTGACAGCAGCCAGTTGATGCAGCAAATCGTCGATCGTTACAAATCCGGCGTACAGATTACAAACGTCACCATGCAGGGCGTACAACCGCCAGAGCAAGTGCAGGCATCGTTTGATGATGCGGTCAAGGCAGGACAGGATCGCGAACGTCAAAAGAATGAAGGCCAGGCTTATGCCAACGACGTGATTCCACGTGCCCGCGGTGCGGCTTCACGCCTGTTGCAGGAATCGGAAGCATATCGTTCCAGCGTGACTGCGAATGCACAGGGTGAGGCATCACGCTTCAAACAGGTATTGGTTGAATATCAAAAAGCGCCTGCTGTTACCAGGGATCGTATGTATCTCGAAACGATGCAGAAAATTTTCTCAAGTACTACTAAGGTTATGGTCGATTCAAAAGGTAATAACAGCCTGATTTATTTGCCGCTTGATAAGCTGATTTCGCAAGCCGCAGCGCCTGCAGCCGGTGCAGCTGCTGCGGATGTCGGCGCGATTCGTCCGCCTGCCACATCTTCGACAGTTGCGCAGGATGCCGCAGCACTGGAGGAGTCCCGCAGCAGAGAGAGCCGTAGCTCGCGTGATCGGGAGGTACGATAA
- the der gene encoding ribosome biogenesis GTPase Der, with protein sequence MKPVIALIGRPNVGKSTLFNRLTRSRDALVADLPGLTRDRHYGEGRVGERPFLVIDTGGFEPVAKEGIMHEMAKQTKQAVAEADVVIFIVDGRQGLTPHDKTITDFLRKSGRSVMLVVNKAEGMKYTTVTADFYELGMGDPYVISAAHGDGVNDLVEEALNIAFAQRPPEEEAPASNDRSIKLAIVGRPNVGKSTLVNTLLGEERVIAFDLPGTTRDSIEIPFERDGKHYTLIDTAGIRRRGKVFEAIEKFSVVKTLQSISEANVVLLLLDAQQDISEQDAHIAGFILESGRALVVGVNKWDGLTSDRRDEIKMDLERKLSFLSFAKTHFVSALKSSGIGPMMKSVDGAYAAAMSNLSTPKLTRALIEAVEHQQPRRKGSIRPKLRYAHQGGMNPPIVVIHGNALEAIDANYKRFLEKHFRETFSLVGTPLRIELRSGKNPFSRSEK encoded by the coding sequence ATGAAGCCGGTTATTGCACTTATAGGTCGACCTAACGTCGGCAAATCCACGCTATTCAACCGACTAACCAGGTCGCGCGATGCGTTGGTCGCTGACCTTCCGGGCCTGACGCGTGACCGGCATTACGGCGAAGGCCGGGTGGGCGAACGTCCTTTCCTGGTTATCGACACCGGTGGTTTCGAGCCTGTTGCCAAAGAAGGCATCATGCATGAAATGGCCAAGCAGACGAAACAGGCCGTCGCTGAAGCAGACGTCGTGATTTTCATCGTTGACGGCCGTCAGGGTTTGACGCCACACGATAAAACCATCACCGACTTCCTGCGCAAATCGGGCCGTTCAGTGATGTTGGTCGTGAACAAGGCCGAAGGCATGAAGTACACGACGGTGACGGCTGATTTCTACGAACTCGGTATGGGTGATCCGTATGTAATTTCCGCGGCCCATGGCGACGGCGTCAACGACCTGGTCGAAGAAGCGCTGAATATCGCTTTTGCCCAGCGTCCGCCGGAAGAGGAAGCACCTGCATCGAATGACAGAAGTATCAAGCTGGCCATCGTCGGCCGTCCGAACGTCGGTAAATCGACGCTGGTCAATACCTTGCTCGGTGAAGAGCGTGTGATTGCCTTCGATTTGCCAGGCACTACCCGTGATTCGATCGAGATCCCGTTCGAGCGCGACGGTAAGCATTACACGCTGATAGATACCGCAGGTATTCGTCGTCGCGGTAAGGTGTTTGAAGCAATCGAGAAGTTCTCGGTGGTCAAAACCCTGCAATCGATTTCCGAGGCCAATGTCGTATTGCTGCTGCTGGATGCGCAGCAGGACATCTCCGAGCAGGATGCGCATATCGCCGGGTTTATCCTGGAGTCGGGACGCGCTTTGGTAGTTGGCGTGAATAAATGGGACGGTCTGACCAGCGATCGTCGCGACGAGATCAAAATGGACCTGGAGCGCAAGCTGAGTTTCCTCTCGTTTGCAAAAACACATTTCGTCTCGGCTTTGAAATCCAGCGGTATCGGCCCGATGATGAAATCGGTTGATGGCGCGTATGCCGCGGCGATGTCGAATCTGTCTACGCCTAAGCTGACGCGTGCGCTGATCGAGGCAGTCGAGCACCAGCAACCGCGCCGCAAGGGTTCTATCCGTCCGAAATTGCGCTATGCGCATCAGGGCGGTATGAATCCGCCGATTGTTGTCATTCACGGCAATGCACTGGAAGCGATAGATGCAAATTACAAACGCTTCCTGGAAAAGCATTTCCGAGAAACTTTTTCGCTGGTTGGGACTCCACTACGTATCGAGTTACGTTCAGGTAAGAATCCCTTCTCGCGTTCGGAAAAATAA
- the hfq gene encoding RNA chaperone Hfq, producing the protein MTNKGQLLQDPFLNALRKEHVPVSIYLVNGIKLQGHIESFDQYVVLLRNTVTQMVYKHAISTVVPARAVNLSLESEAE; encoded by the coding sequence ATGACCAACAAAGGGCAACTGTTACAAGACCCATTCCTCAATGCTTTGCGCAAAGAGCATGTTCCCGTTTCGATCTATCTCGTCAACGGTATCAAACTCCAGGGTCATATCGAATCTTTTGATCAATACGTCGTCCTTTTGCGTAATACCGTCACCCAAATGGTGTACAAACACGCAATTTCCACCGTCGTTCCTGCACGTGCCGTGAACCTGAGCCTTGAATCAGAAGCTGAATAA
- a CDS encoding tetratricopeptide repeat protein, which translates to MAYDHAEQEQLATLKSWWNQYGNLVTWLLIVVLGAYAAWAGWGYYQRSQATQAGQLYEELQKAVAAQDKEKVQRAATDMEAKFAGTAYAQMSALAAAKSAFDSNDFKTAKAQLQWVIDKGQSDEYKAVAKVRLAGILLDEKAYDEGLKVLAGEFPAQFANVVSDRKGDILVAQNKLEEARAAYQTALEKTDAKNPARQLIQIKLDAIGGAAVKKAA; encoded by the coding sequence ATGGCATACGATCACGCAGAGCAAGAACAACTAGCTACTCTTAAATCCTGGTGGAATCAGTACGGCAACCTCGTTACCTGGTTGCTGATAGTGGTCCTTGGTGCTTACGCCGCATGGGCGGGTTGGGGTTACTACCAGCGCAGCCAGGCGACGCAAGCCGGCCAACTGTATGAAGAGTTGCAAAAAGCTGTCGCTGCACAAGACAAGGAAAAAGTGCAACGTGCCGCGACCGATATGGAAGCCAAGTTTGCCGGTACCGCTTACGCACAAATGAGCGCACTGGCGGCAGCCAAGTCGGCTTTTGATTCGAATGATTTCAAAACCGCCAAAGCGCAATTGCAATGGGTGATAGACAAGGGTCAGAGCGATGAATACAAGGCTGTCGCGAAAGTCCGCCTGGCCGGCATCCTGCTCGATGAAAAAGCATACGACGAAGGCTTGAAAGTATTGGCTGGTGAGTTCCCTGCGCAATTCGCCAATGTCGTCAGCGATCGCAAGGGCGACATCCTGGTCGCACAAAACAAACTGGAAGAAGCACGTGCCGCCTATCAGACAGCACTGGAAAAAACAGATGCAAAGAATCCTGCACGCCAGCTGATCCAGATCAAACTGGATGCCATCGGTGGTGCAGCGGTAAAAAAAGCCGCATAA
- the bamB gene encoding outer membrane protein assembly factor BamB, with protein MQKYRIALKVLSASLLLATAGCSFLSSMNPFASKPSTRNTPAPLVEFKQSLNTRTAWTASVGKAGNYAFSPALVRNDLYTAAADGTITRLDATNGQSQWRINAGMPLTAGVGSDGQTVVVAGEKGVVLAFDNQGKLRWKAQASSEILSTPAVGLDTVVIRSMDNRVVAFDAETGTRKWFAQRTAPPLTLRTSPGIAIANSNAYIGLAGGRLLAVALATGAPRWEVAVGDPRGTTELERIADISGAPFVAGRDVCAVSYQGRIACFDTVSGTPRWGKAFSSDVGVDVDERAVYAANERGTLQAFARDTGTSFWQNEQLKNRRLSTPVSSSRAVAVGDYQGYIHFFSKENGLLLARVNTDGSPIVGVPVRTDANFIFQTQSGTVAAIAAE; from the coding sequence ATGCAGAAGTATCGAATCGCATTAAAAGTACTGTCGGCCAGCCTGTTGTTGGCGACTGCCGGTTGCTCCTTCCTGTCATCGATGAATCCGTTCGCCAGCAAGCCATCGACGCGCAACACCCCAGCGCCACTGGTTGAGTTCAAGCAAAGCCTGAATACCCGCACCGCCTGGACTGCGTCGGTCGGCAAGGCAGGCAACTATGCATTTTCACCAGCTCTGGTGCGTAACGATCTCTATACTGCAGCAGCAGACGGCACGATTACCCGCCTGGATGCAACGAATGGTCAATCGCAGTGGCGTATCAATGCCGGCATGCCTTTGACGGCAGGCGTCGGTAGCGATGGCCAGACGGTTGTAGTGGCAGGTGAGAAGGGCGTGGTACTGGCATTTGATAACCAGGGCAAATTGCGCTGGAAGGCGCAAGCCAGCAGCGAAATCCTGTCGACACCTGCGGTCGGCCTGGATACGGTCGTGATCCGCAGCATGGATAACCGTGTTGTTGCCTTTGATGCGGAAACCGGTACCCGTAAATGGTTTGCGCAACGTACCGCACCGCCGTTGACCCTGCGTACTTCGCCAGGTATCGCGATTGCCAATTCGAATGCATATATCGGCCTGGCCGGTGGTCGTTTGCTGGCAGTTGCACTTGCCACCGGTGCACCACGTTGGGAAGTCGCTGTAGGTGATCCGCGCGGTACTACCGAGCTGGAACGCATTGCCGATATCTCGGGTGCGCCATTCGTGGCCGGTCGTGATGTTTGTGCGGTCTCGTATCAGGGTCGCATCGCCTGTTTCGATACCGTCAGCGGTACACCACGCTGGGGTAAGGCATTCTCCAGTGATGTCGGCGTCGATGTCGATGAGCGTGCAGTGTATGCTGCAAATGAACGCGGTACCCTGCAGGCGTTTGCCCGCGATACCGGCACCAGTTTCTGGCAGAACGAGCAGTTGAAAAACCGCCGCCTGTCGACCCCGGTTTCATCCAGCCGCGCAGTAGCGGTCGGTGATTACCAGGGTTATATCCATTTCTTCTCGAAAGAAAATGGCTTGTTGTTGGCACGTGTGAACACTGACGGTAGCCCGATTGTCGGCGTACCGGTTCGCACAGATGCGAATTTTATTTTTCAAACCCAATCAGGAACAGTGGCTGCCATCGCAGCCGAGTAA
- the hflX gene encoding GTPase HflX — protein sequence MRAVLVGLDFGKGDFAASLEELSLLSRSAGADPIMTITGKRSSPDAALFVGSGKANEIADAVVDHELDIVIFNHALSPAQQRNLERHLKVRVVDRTSLILDIFAQRAQSHEGKVQVELAQLQHLATRLIRGWTHLERQKGGIGLRGPGETQLETDRRLLGVRVKALRAKLDKLHKQHATQRRARGRNNAFSVSLVGYTNAGKSTLFNALAKTRVLAADQLFATLDTTSRRIYLGEAGNVVISDTVGFIRELPHQLVAAFRATLEETIHADLLLHVVDGASPVRMEQIEQVNMVLREIGADHIPQILVWNKIDAAGLEPALERDEYDKIRRVFISAQTGSGLDLLREAIAECAQERAAGLEDVSEVASDDVNV from the coding sequence ATGCGCGCAGTACTGGTAGGCCTTGATTTTGGCAAAGGCGATTTCGCTGCAAGCCTCGAAGAACTTTCCCTTCTTTCCAGATCGGCAGGTGCCGATCCGATCATGACGATCACTGGCAAGCGTTCCAGTCCGGACGCGGCCTTGTTTGTCGGCTCGGGCAAAGCAAATGAAATCGCTGATGCAGTCGTTGACCACGAGCTTGATATTGTCATTTTCAATCATGCTTTGTCGCCGGCGCAGCAGCGCAACCTTGAACGTCACCTCAAGGTGCGTGTGGTGGATCGCACCAGCCTGATCCTGGATATCTTTGCGCAAAGGGCGCAAAGCCATGAGGGTAAGGTACAGGTCGAATTAGCACAGTTGCAACATCTGGCAACCCGCCTGATCCGCGGCTGGACTCACCTGGAACGGCAAAAGGGCGGTATCGGCCTGCGCGGTCCGGGGGAAACCCAGCTTGAGACTGACCGTCGTCTGTTAGGTGTACGGGTCAAGGCACTGCGTGCCAAGCTGGATAAATTGCACAAGCAGCATGCGACCCAGCGTCGTGCACGTGGTCGCAATAATGCATTTTCGGTTTCACTGGTTGGTTATACCAATGCCGGGAAATCGACCTTGTTTAATGCCCTGGCTAAAACCAGGGTGCTGGCAGCCGATCAGCTATTCGCTACTCTGGATACGACTTCGCGTCGTATTTACCTGGGTGAGGCGGGGAATGTGGTTATTTCCGATACGGTTGGATTTATCCGTGAATTGCCGCACCAATTGGTCGCCGCCTTTCGCGCCACGCTGGAAGAAACGATACATGCGGATTTGCTGTTGCACGTGGTGGATGGTGCCAGCCCGGTCCGGATGGAACAGATAGAGCAGGTGAATATGGTCTTGCGTGAAATCGGCGCCGACCACATCCCGCAGATTCTGGTTTGGAACAAGATTGATGCTGCCGGTCTGGAACCTGCTTTGGAGCGTGATGAATATGATAAAATTCGTCGTGTTTTTATTAGTGCCCAGACTGGAAGCGGATTGGATCTATTGCGAGAAGCAATAGCCGAATGTGCGCAGGAGCGCGCCGCTGGATTAGAAGATGTATCCGAAGTTGCATCTGACGACGTCAATGTATAA